The segment TAGCTTACCGTTTCCAGTCCTGTGTGCCATTCTTCTGCTCCAACAACCACATTGCAAGTGGCATTGGCTTCAGTCTCCAGGGGAGGCAGCACAGTGGCTCCCTCCTCTTCCTCTTTGATGGGAGGTGCCGCCTGCTGTGTGGGCAGTTCCTCGGCAGCCAGGACAAACTCCTCATCGCACTCCATCGCCTCTTCGCTGGCGGCAGTGCGTGGAGTTGCTGTCTGACTCTCAGCCGGAATCGAAGCAGTTGAGTCTGGGGCAGTCGGTAGGCGCTGCACGTACCTCTCTACGGCCGCCGTGTCAATTTGCATGGATAGGAAGTATGTAGACATAGAGTTGCGCCCGTGCTGCACTGATATCGGTACGGGTGTAGCATTGCTGGGGATCAATCGgctctggaaaataattaaatgtgtTGGTGAACAAATTTCTTGAATGCATGCTGGGGTTTAGACATTAGGCGAACTTTTTCAGTTGAATGCCGATTCCTTGGTGTATAGCAAGATGTTTGTTTCTCCAAATGTATATAGAAATATTATGCTCTACTAGTTTTGGCTACTAGTTACAGCTCAGGAGATTCTGGAGATATATAGAACAATATATTGAACCCTAAACACCGAAGaggctgcattttatttcaactgaaaatcaCGACATCCTTGTGTGCTTCAGCCTTCATTGAAATCTATCAACAATATGCACTACAGCAAGTTAACAAGAAAAACTTGCATGAATTGGCCAAACTTTCGTGactagtaaaataaatattttgggagccaaatttttgtaacatACCACAGTGGAGTGAACAAAGTCCTCCAGTCCTCTGCGGCCATCCCGACAGCAAAGCAGAACCAATGAAGTGAGATAACGAAGGAACTGACCGCTAAATCCTAAAAGTCGTGGGCCAAACTGGTTTGGAGTTATACCTAAGAGATTCAAATTATGAGATTTCAGGGGTAaagcacaaataataatgcataCTTTCGCTATTGATGAGTTCCAGAAAGGCAGTGAGCTGATCACGGTAAAATCGGCGGAACGATTCTTGCAAGTTGATTCCAGGACGCAGCTGATTGGAACCCTATTCATGAAAGGttgtattaaataataaattacaaaaacattTAGTAAATTCAGAATGATTGAAAACTTCTCAAAGCGCTCACCTGCAGCATATTAACAACCGGTATCTCGTGCATGATTCTATCGACAGCTCGGTTCAGATTTTCTGGAGTGGCAGATTCGCCTCGCATGAGTTGCCTATTGACAATATCCCTGATAGGCGCGCGAATGCGACTCAAGGGAGTGCCTTGTTGCAAGCTCAACTGCAAGATATCTTCCAGTGTGAGGTTTTGGGTCTGAAATTGATCAAGGTAAATGAAATGCGACAGCTTAAGCTGTTGCACTTACAACTGAGTTTATTATGGCCGAGAACACAGACTCCTCTTGTCCTGGAGATGTTGGCCAGTTGATGGTTGGCATTCTCCAGTTTGCAAAACTATCGGGCTAAAGGGCATTGGAATTTAGACTTTATTTAAGTGGAACTCAATCAAATCCTTACAGGAAGAATTTCCATGAAGCTGCGGCGCAACATGTCATCTACCTGACCAGCAGAAATGTTTGGGACAGCTGGAGGTCCTGAAAGTAGAATGACATTAGTTTATATTTAGCTTGGATGAGGTGTTGAAAATCGTGGAAATTTCCCGACATACAAAATCCGTATGACTAGTTTAAATATTACTGAAGGATAACATGACTGTTTGACATGAGGACCAAGTAACCTGCTAACAAATATACcataaatttgaacatttaacTGACTTGGCTGCTGAGGGGCAGCAGCgagggtggcggcggcggcggcggtggtgacGGCAGCTGCAGCAGGCTGTCTAGTCTGATTCGCAGGTCCGCTCTGAGTAGCCGTGCTACTTGCAGTCGTGGTCTGCAACAGTTTATGTTTTAGCTTATACAAGGTGATGGCAATGAAAGTTTACTTGTGTTGGTTCTACTTGTCTGCGTCTGATATGGGTGTGATGAGAGCTGCACACCAAGTAGGGATCAAACATGTTGCTcactgcaaaaaattaaattgacaaaCGGATACTTTTGAAGCAATATTTTGTCAACACTTTTtataatcaacaataaaatcgtgCATCTTTTAATTGAGACTTTTTATAATgctttatgtttaaatttactccTTCTTGCTCCTATTAATGGTAAAAAAGTAACGGTTGAATACATACatgaattgataaaaactatTGTACCAGGGTATccctcttaaattaataaattttgcacgcaatcatttatttatcagtTTACCTCATTCAAGATGAGCGACCCCCTGATAGCAAACAACTTGCGAAAACTCCGCGTCCCAACAACATGGGCGCACAAGCCTGATTGGTggaagcccagtccagaaagGGACCAGCACCAGGGTCtattattgaaacgctagacatttgtctagttaaattaattcacgcaagCTGGAAAGGTTCAAACCAGCAAGAAGTGGGTGGACTCGTCAATTGCATTGTTTCTTCATAAAACGTGTATCAAAATCTGACTAAGCAGGCCTCTAGCACTGAGATCCAAAGGAAAACTTTTTCCTCGGGCAAGAAACATTGAGCAATAAActaacaataaacaattttagttACCAGGAACGTTCACTGGAGCCAAATGCACATGTGGTCTGGGTGTGGATCTGGTCTGCGTTGACGTAGTGGGGTTTGTGGTGGTGGTGCCTCTCGCCTGGCTGTTCTGGCCAGAGTTTCCCCCCGATGAGGGAGCAGCACCAGCAGGCACACCAGCGGTCGGAGTGTTGGAGGTGCTGGCAGGTGCGTTCGCGACAGCTCCTCCCAGCTGCTGGTTCACAGCGTGCATGATGAAGGCTCGCATCAGGTCGGGCGACGCCTCCTGCACGTGGTGAGTGTGAGCGTGCATTCCACCCATGGAGCCGGGTACGTAGGCCAGGCTTCCGGGACTCATCTCCATGACCACCTCCACGTTGCTTCCTGACGGCAGCGTGAACGAGCTCCTGCGAGACTCGAAGGCTGCTGGACCCATAATCAGCTCTGGCATGAGCTGTCGGGCAATCGACTCCTGAGCTGGTGTTGAGGAAGTTGAAGCTGGAGCAGGACTACCACTGGCGGGACGAGTGGGGCTGGCGGTGGCCGGGGGAGTGGGACTGGCGGCCGTCGAGGGGGACGAGCCAGGTGGAGAGAGGCGGCCGgatacataattaaattgcgcCTGCAGGGGAAAGCCGACACCCTGCACAAAGGCCGGCTGCAGCACCAGTGAGCGGACGCCCAGGGTGCGTGGCGGCGGTCTGGCCAAGCCAAGACTCAGGTCTGAGAGGTGGTGGTACGCGTGGCTAATGAAGTGCATTGTCTCCGACATCAGCGAGAACTGCCGCTGCACCTCCTCCACATTGTTGTTCTGCAAAAGAGGTGGGTTTGTGAAAGCTAGTTTGCAGGGGGCTCAATCAGTTGACGATTACCTCTCCTACGAAAACAGGGTCATCACGCATGGTGCGAGTAAGCTGATCCGAAAATGGACGGAGTCTGTCTTGGATTCTGTTGATACGGTCAATGGCATCAGCCATCACGCTAATTGGAGATCCTCTCCTAAAATAATACATGAACTATGTAACTACTGTAATCATGAAATGATAACAGTCcatttggttaaatttattatcaattctGTAACTCATGGTTTGCTGCaacttgataatttttttattttgataatattatgAGTTAAAGTTGGCAAGATaataccaaaaattcaaaatatggaCAAGCTTGgaggtaaattaaattattagtctgttttctaattttactCGGAAAAATCCAAAGGTTTTTGAAAAGTCTTCTTTGTTATGtacgcattaaaaaaatataaattaattagtcttgtaatgaattaaaagcaatttgttatttttccagtTCAATTGTGTCATTTTGGTTTAGAATGATCCTCAAATGAAACTATAAActatttcattcataaataaattcgcaCCTTGGTCGTTGCTGAGCCGCACTAGGCGTAGAGGAAGTTGCGCTGGCTGGCCTTTCTGGGTTTGAACGCGTTTCTGAAGATGATGCAGCACTTGCAGTCGAGGTTGCGGAGGCAGCTGCTGGTTCTGCTCAAATGTTTACATAAAATGCTTAATTATAATAATCGCATGCCACCTGTACCTGATGTGTCTTCCAGAGGAGTCGGTCCAGGGTGAGGAGGCGAGTCCATCGGCACGTCAGAGGACATGGAAGTGACGGTGATGTTTGGAGCTCCTACAGTGATGCTACCTCCCATCGATGTGTTTACTGCCGTTACAATTGCGGACAGCGCTCCAGCGACAGCAGCAGTCACAGCTCCTCCAAGCGAATTCGAGTTAGCGCCCTCAAGTTGATCACCCATAGATATGGAAGTTGTCAACGTTCCTGCCACCTCAGGAGCTCTGCAGTTGATCATTCTTTGATTTAAGCACAAGCGAAGCCGCGTTTGGTACTTACGAAAAGGGAGAATCTCCTTCCTGGGCAAGTGCACTGAAATTTATGTGATCTGCAGGAGGCGGAGGTGTTGCGTTTGGATCTTCCAAACGAGCCACGCAGTTTTCAGCGCAGGTGAGCATGTGATTAACAAGATTTATTCTGTTGTGAGCGGCTAAGTGTATCATCTCCAGTGTATCTGCAGAATCAATGATTGCACATGAGAAAAAATAGGAACGTAGGTGgactttaaattttggctaCGCTGCACCCTCCCAAAGCTGTAAAGTTTTAACTTTAACGATAAGTTTTGGCAGATTGCAACCACTTCCAATGTTtaatgagcaaaatatttttcaaacattaaattaaaatgtggtGGGTACTTAACTGtttccttaaatatttttgaaaaggatGAGTAAATCGATTTCTTACAAAGCAAGTTTTATGATGTTTATAGTGCATAActcatcaaaattaatgtcTTCCAGTCGCTTAATTCTCTCCTTATCAGCTAAACTTCCATGAAGAATTCCtgaagtaaatttaatcacaCGAACAAACAACAACTCTCTTCCCATAAACGAAACGACTGTTGACCATAactgaattattcattttacttGTATCAAATCCTCTAGCGGTGCTGACATGAACGCGGCGAGGGCTGTTAGTGGCTGATGACCTAGCAGAAGAGCTGGCCCCGGACGGGTGGGGTGGTCTCTGGGACGATGGTACTCGCTGAACCAGGTGGACCGCCTTTTTGTCCAGATCTGCAGCGAAAATATGTGTGATCTGATggagtaattttttcttatagaTCTAATACCATAGTCTTTAAGTGGTTTCTCATCTGCCAGAACTCTCCCACAGTAAATGAGTCTCTGGACGTTGGCGGGGATATTGATTACCTTCTcaatttcctctttaaacTCCTTGACAGTTTTCTGCAAGCagtaatacatttaaattcattcagaATACCAAGTACACACGACTCATTTGGGTAAAATGAGACTGTGGCTCACAACTTCCTTTCACTTACATCCTCACTAATATTGAACTTGTGATTTTGAGAGTCCAAAGTCTTCACCGTAATGTCAAGAGAAGCCATTCTTAAATCAAAATGGAATcagtataaaattaaagccaCAGCTTTAAGAATTCGAGTAACGTGAATGAACGTATTAGTCatacataaataatgattttcgaCAACCTGACGTATCTACATAATGGATTTACCTGCGAGAATTTCTAGCTCTGTTCTGGAAAGAAAATCGGCTGTTCAAAGGTTATAACCAGCTGATCCAGACATCGATGGTCGCTGAGTGAGGACTATTAGGGCGAGAAGAAAATGACAACACTGAAAAATGTGGGCGAGCAACGCAAATTGCGTGCTATGAACGGTGTTGTTAAGtcacactttttattttcactttaatGCCAAAACGAACCTTTACGGTTGACTGCAAATCAGATTGATTCTCAGCGCCTGTGGTCAATAATGTCGTTCGAAGAGTCTAGACAATCTAACGATATTTCTTAGATCGGAgagaaaattacgaaaattctCACTCTAATCCACTTCAGAGACGGACCAAAACAGAACAACTACTGATGTACAATGTTGAAATCCAATCCAACATGGCCCCTGCAGTTTCAAACTTGGACAGTGTAAAACAGATGGCGTGCAGAGTACTCCTTCCTCTACAATGGTTAGTGGTTTTATTGTTAGAACCAAAAAATTATCCTAGCCGCGAATTTTCTAAACATTGTGGTGCGTGGTGccaattttattccaatattgtaatttaattgctctttactacaattaaatagaaacttaattaaaaaatattagcgcTAAAACCTCTtcaattagaataaataataaataaataaaacttgctCTTGATGTTCTAGAATGTACGTTTTGTATTTTGGGTTATAAAATTCCGAATCTTAGCTTCCCACTCCCACTTCAACATTGAAGGCTCATTAAAAGGTCCCAAGGAATGATGGGTGatgttaaattgtaaataGAGTTGGGTATCATCTGCTCCTTAAAAAAGTCGGTCataacttacaattagtaagGTAAGAGATCAGGATCTGAAAATTGGCCATAGGTCCTGACACCCTCCATTTAGAATTACATTTGGGGGTGACAGTATTGTTGTATCCTAATCTATACTACATACATTACGTAACTGTGGGTATTCATATTAAATCTTTAGGGATACAACAGAACCAATTGTTGGAGCCTCATCTAGCTCTCCTTGCCTTTTAgccttttcaataaaaattcatatttgaaGGTCACCAAGGATGCACTAAAGCTTTTctgatattattgttttttttttattttggtgacaaaaaatccataaaaacaTTCTTGCATTTTTCCATGCGTTCATTGCTGCaacaaaattagaataaaattactaCCTAGATGAAAATCACGTGTCATTGTGAAACTTACTGGATGCGAGTCCAAGAATTAAGCTTGGGAACAGAGCGTTCTTTGACTGGTCTAATAGTTTCTCTCTTTGGCGTCCTCTGTGTAGAATCAAGAGCGTCAAGCAATGGCTGCAAATCTCCAGTGACCACAgttttttgtctcttttctctcttttttcgtTCAACTTCCGCCGCGTGTACTGTATTAAGCTCTGCAAAATACACAATTATGAACTTGAGTACAAAATTATAACTTAAATCATTTACTAGCAAGAAAAGCTTCCCTCCTACGAGCTCTCATGTCCTTTTTGCAGGAACGCATTGAATCGCTTTTGAAGCTTTTCTTAGAGTAGGAAGAAAACGATGAGAAAGTACTCCTTGCATCTTCATTGTCTCTTTCCTCTTTCCTCAGGTTGTCTTGTAAAATCTTGTTTGGTTCTAAATATTCCAATGGTATATCCAGCCCGGCAAACAGATTATCTGGCACATTATTTATCTTGAGCGGCAGAGAGGCTTGCGACGCTTGCGACTCAGGTTCCTTCTTCGCCGATGATGCATTTTTGCCTGGAGTGTGGTACTTTGTCCTGCTTCGAGAAACCTTACCCATTTTGGCTACATGAAACACATCAAGAAAATCATGCACAATATCAATATATagtacaatttgaaaattacgagCAACAAAAAGttcttacaaaaattgtaacaacTTTTCTTCTCGTCTGAAAATAGCTCTGCTATGTAATGTATTATGTACATAATTGGAAGGGTATGTAATATAGTTCCTACGCACCGTACTTACAGCTTAGATTGTGAGTAAGCTAATGCGGTCGACGTCGGTCGTCGACACTCGtggtcaaataataatattttattatttactttctcAGCTGCTGATGCTGAAGCTGAACACGCAGTAACGCAGGTCACACAGCTGAGAGCTGAGCCACTAGCCAACGGAGGTAACTTTGAGAGACCAGAGATTGCTTGCAAATGCTGccaacataataataaaaataagtaattcCCGATTTGATGCTTTAGgcaaatcgaaaaaaaaaatgaaaatatgttcttggaaaaataaaaattattttttatagagcaaaataattgtattatttctgttttttgaagaaattaagtAGCGTCACTGTCACTACTCACAACTGCGTATTTGTTTAGTTGGTTTGGCTATCAAAAAAATCCAGCATGgtgcaattttgaaacattagcCCGCCAAACATGCGTGTCTATTGTTGATatctgcatttaaaattttataatacatCATACGTTTTGGCTCATTGTTTTAGGTTTGCCTTCGTTGTCCAAATGTATGCAAAGAAAATGgggaaaattaacaaaatattgcatGCTAGTTTGCCGCAGTGTTTTTTGAACGTGAAGaataattgtataaaaaaactACTAAAATGACCAAAGGGGGAGAGTTAATACCTGCTAGTTAGATCGCCTGCCAAATCTTTGACGCCCTGAgcttttttagtttcatttcATGTGCAATGGtcgtttttttaacttaccACAAAAAAAGCATGAAacgtaaaatgcaaaatttaattgttattttcctttttttttcattaaaagaaatgtATTTCGTACCAATACCTCTCCTTCgcaattcataaataataaactaacccagtgagaaaaatttccaaaatttcgtCCATTGGAATATTTCAGGATTatataatttagaatttagtGTGTGCcataaactcaaattttatacTAGGAAGAATCACCTTTCAAAGGTTCATAATATATACTTCATACCccttaacttaaaattatattttatttctttattcttGCTAAATGGTATATAATTTAAGGATAAAAACACTTAGGAACGCAATTATTATTCTCATTTATGGTTACGTAGCAATacataatgaatttttaaacaaatcgcTCGTGGCACAGAATATATCCACTCTAATCTTGGCTGTCAGATCTGAGGCCCGGTACAGGGTGTGGTGCTGGCATGCAACCAGCACTAGCAATTTCAGGGTTCGACCACACCCTCGCCCCGGAGTGTGTAACGTAGCAGAGACGAGGATTTAATAGTTTTCAGATGCAAATGAATGCAAGCCTCTGTTATTGGGTGCGGCCACAGCAATGTCACAATAATGAGTCAGTTTGCGGGCGAAAAATGTCACTTCGCTCCGGGCCCAATCTTTTAAAAAGGCAATCCCACGTGACCTGACTGCGCGAGTTAAACGTAAATATACACCTCCTGCAGTTAGCCGAGCAATTTGCGACTGGCTGCTAATTGTGCAACCTTAACAGAGGCAACGCACACGCCTCTGCTGCTTGCCTTTCATAATATAATGTAGGATTTCATTGATGAGAGATAGGCTACGGAAGATAACTTTATAAACtattaagcaaaataaaatatttgaagttaTGCGATAAActatttgtttgttatttatttttaaaatatattgatatcaaaaataaatttggattttattttaaactctcatCTCGTATTGATATTCCATCCCTGCTTTTCTGTTGACTCCATACAAAATTCATGTATGATCATACGACcattaaaattcctaaaatataACTCTCGGACATTCTTGTTTgcattagcaaattaattttgaaacgatttttaaGTCGCAAACCAAGTCAATGAGTGTTTTACCATGaagttataattaataatgatttataaaatagaaTAGTTCGATTGTGATGCTATTATAGGTGCACGCATTCCGTTGCCCAGGTGACGGCTAATAACTGGGCTATCATCTTTTCTCAATCGAAGAAATGCCGTCTGATACGTCCGATCACCATAATAGAACATCACAGAAAAGCTCTGATTTCTTTTTAGAATAAAGGAAAATGAGACGCATGGTTTACTTGTATCTGTTTTTAGCTGACCTTTTGATAATGAAGATCGTGTATATAGTGTCCGGTTGTGTGCTATTTTCGGACTGCTATACCGTACATTGACACTCACGGGCGCGCcgatttttttcggaaatgaCGCGCgactgaaataataaaaccctAAAATAGAGCCGCACGAGCTGTAGCGCTTattgtgcaaattaatttgcaagttGATTCTCTTTTGCTCCCTCTATTCATGCGCACGACATGGACGCGCGCGATGCACGTATTTTTAGTCAGTCGGGAAAACGCGGCGCGCGTTTTAATGGGCAAATCTGTGCGCAAACAAAAGCATtaagcagcaaaacaaatgGCGTAATGAAAACTGTATCCAGAAGGCTTTATTTTGACGACAATGCCGGCGCACATGCAGAAAACAAAGAGCTGCAAGTCTATTTCGAGCCCCctcactctctctcgctctcttgtTTTCGCAAACATTTTCATCCCGACCATGCTCTGTACGTGCGAGTTAGTGTGTTTTTCTGTCTCGGCTCTGGGAACAGAGCTCACGCGCGCATTAGTTTCGAGCAAAACCCGGTGTTGCTGCTCCGGGACTCGCACGATTAACGATTAGATTGTCGTGCGTGTGAAATGCATATCTATAGCTTTCAGGAAAACAAACACTTCAAAGACAAAAATCACATTGATAGAGCGCGTGTGTCAATAGACAAATATGTGACAAATAATTGCTGATAAAAAGTGCGATGGAGTAGCCCCCGACTCTGATGAGCTAATCTTCGTTGTGGGTGCTTAACCCTGCGCGAAAACAATGCACCTCATggaggaaaaggagaaaagtaaaatcatTTCTACAATACGGTCCACAAATTTATTACCATATTATACGTGCAAAAATGtgataatgattttatttttaatcttaaacgCAATAACgtacgtaaaatttaattttttgaactataaaaaatttctcatgaGATGagaatcttttattttattggtgatttgcaattttttacaaaaatcatgtgcatttttagtaatttagtGTGATATTGAATTtcgataattttccaaaatatctagaatatttcattcaagaaTATCACAGTTTATATCTTatcttgcaatatttttaataaatcgagTCGCAAAATTATTCACTCTATATGAATCATCGTTTGAGGTGATTCATTAAACTTTTAAGAGTGCTATGAGTAGTAATTAATACTCCAGGGTGTCTTTGCGAGAAAGCTATTCCAGCAGATTAAATACGCCTACGCATGCAAACACCGCAGCCAATTAATTTCTCGAGAGCAATTTCGCACCAAGGGCAAAGTGCGGCAGTAGTTTTAATgagcagaaaaagaaaacaaaagtcTTGACATGGCAAATGAGGAGGTCAACACACAAAGCGCACGGCGGGCGCCTGTGTGTGCACAGGTAAGCCTCAGGTCGACATTTCAAATGTATACCCAACCTCATTACTCACTATTTAAAGCACAAGTTAAAATCTTGTgcgtttgaaaattaacactATGCTTTTACATCAAATGCGTCTGGTAATACATTTGTAAGATAATAATAGTGGATATTTAATAAGTCACAAAAGGTTTATTTATAcagagaagataaaaaatagatttcccAAAATTCTTACAGCTTGAGAAAGTTAGATTTTTTCATCATAGTTCATAGTTAAGAAGGggaatatattaatttgcagattaaatttttaaaataaaatattaaaaaccatGACGACCGTTGTCTTTTGAACCTCAATTACGCCTTACACTCTACTTTGGAAGGTTATCTTCCAATTTTAGTTGACCTCAGCAGGGCGTCTAACGAATCTGGGTCAATTTCAGAGGTTAAGTTATTGAATGTCTATATAATTCTAAGGAATTGGAGATCGAGGAAACAGCTACGTTTAAGCAAAAAAGTCTGTCTGCCAATTTGTGCTAGCTTCGATTCCATTTTATCATTGAAACTGACTAagctcattttcaaaaatcaaaatttagagGATTCTATTTTGTGAAAGTCACCTTACGTTAT is part of the Cloeon dipterum chromosome 1, ieCloDipt1.1, whole genome shotgun sequence genome and harbors:
- the LOC135942199 gene encoding large proline-rich protein BAG6, which gives rise to MASLDITVKTLDSQNHKFNISEDKTVKEFKEEIEKVINIPANVQRLIYCGRVLADEKPLKDYDLDKKAVHLVQRVPSSQRPPHPSGASSSARSSATNSPRRVHVSTARGFDTNTLEMIHLAAHNRINLVNHMLTCAENCVARLEDPNATPPPPADHINFSALAQEGDSPFSAPEVAGTLTTSISMGDQLEGANSNSLGGAVTAAVAGALSAIVTAVNTSMGGSITVGAPNITVTSMSSDVPMDSPPHPGPTPLEDTSEPAAASATSTASAASSSETRSNPERPASATSSTPSAAQQRPRRGSPISVMADAIDRINRIQDRLRPFSDQLTRTMRDDPVFVGENNNVEEVQRQFSLMSETMHFISHAYHHLSDLSLGLARPPPRTLGVRSLVLQPAFVQGVGFPLQAQFNYVSGRLSPPGSSPSTAASPTPPATASPTRPASGSPAPASTSSTPAQESIARQLMPELIMGPAAFESRRSSFTLPSGSNVEVVMEMSPGSLAYVPGSMGGMHAHTHHVQEASPDLMRAFIMHAVNQQLGGAVANAPASTSNTPTAGVPAGAAPSSGGNSGQNSQARGTTTTNPTTSTQTRSTPRPHVHLAPVNVPVSNMFDPYLVCSSHHTHIRRRQVEPTQTTTASSTATQSGPANQTRQPAAAAVTTAAAAATLAAAPQQPRPPAVPNISAGQVDDMLRRSFMEILPPDSFANWRMPTINWPTSPGQEESVFSAIINSVTQNLTLEDILQLSLQQGTPLSRIRAPIRDIVNRQLMRGESATPENLNRAVDRIMHEIPVVNMLQGSNQLRPGINLQESFRRFYRDQLTAFLELINSESITPNQFGPRLLGFSGQFLRYLTSLVLLCCRDGRRGLEDFVHSTVSRLIPSNATPVPISVQHGRNSMSTYFLSMQIDTAAVERYVQRLPTAPDSTASIPAESQTATPRTAASEEAMECDEEFVLAAEELPTQQAAPPIKEEEEGATVLPPLETEANATCNVVVGAEEWHTGLETDWVPVISRDIQRQRRQTEQPPFSDSYLSGMSSKRRKLVSNGKPQGGVNQVIAKAVANAATTIGIPNTEQLAKAAGSDSGVQAAYKEEVKKCVQQQLSLNPDFTAERYPNANKYFKPTKQ